From Antennarius striatus isolate MH-2024 chromosome 14, ASM4005453v1, whole genome shotgun sequence, the proteins below share one genomic window:
- the sfpq gene encoding splicing factor, proline- and glutamine-rich isoform X1: protein MSRFNNNRGGIGMNNFQARRGGGAGGPMRGGIMGNPNVRNHPFQNQNQNRRGANNNFNRPPNHGVSVSPQKPQQNQQLPIIPPPSPGPALTMKGPMQQQQEQQQRNPTNASPQPKIQSPVSKTVPSPQPNQPNKNQNQNQQLKSLTGNANNAQKPKQPQHSNPKSTPQQGQKTGPHQGQRAAPSGPKPQREREESGQTATNRAAADSDGSETKEFKATLSMLLKPGEKTYTQRCRLFIGNLPNDITEEDFKKLFAKYGEPSEVFINKGKGFGFIRLESRALAEIAKAELDDTPMKGRPLRVRFATHSAALSVKNLSPFVSNELLEEAFSQFGMVERAVVIVDDRGRSTGKGIVEFASKPAARKALDRCNEGVFLLTSSPRPVVVEPLEQFDDEDGLPEKLAQKNPRYQAEREEPPRFARPGTFEFEYSKRWKSLDEMEKQQRQQVEKNMAEAREKLESEMEDAYHEHQANLLRQDLLRRQEELRRMEELHSQEMQKRKEMQLRQEEERRRREEEMLRKREMEEQMRRQREENYRMGNFMDRDREMRMSAAGSLGMGGGFFMKNGAFNWKDMPFGAANQKFAMGGLGFEGQQGMGPSSAGLMGNEMCNERFAQGGPRGMGPGNAGYGRVREEFDGPSKKPRF, encoded by the exons ATGTCTCGATTCAACAATAATCGCGGCGGCATTGGAATGAATAACTTCCAGGCACGAAGAGGCGGTGGAGCTGGCGGCCCGATGCGGGGGGGAATAATGGGAAACCCGAACGTCAGGAATCACCCTTTCCAGAATCAGAACCAAAATCGGAGGGGTGCAAACAACAACTTCAACAGACCCCCGAACCACGGAGTCTCTGTCAGTCCACAGAAGCCTCAACAGAACCAGCAGCTTCCGATCATCCCTCCACCGAGTCCTGGGCCTGCTCTCACCATGAAGGGCccaatgcagcagcagcaggagcagcaacAACGGAACCCGACCAACGCTTCTCCTCAGCCCAAAATTCAGTCTCCTGTGTCCAAAACTGTCCCATCCCCCCAGCCAAACCAGCCGAacaagaaccagaaccaaaaccagcagTTGAAGTCACTAACTGGCAATGCGAACAACGCTCAGAAGCCGAAGCAGCCTCAGCACTCAAACCCGAAGTCAACGCCTCAGCAAGGCCAGAAGACAGGGCCTCATCAGGGCCAGAGAGCCGCACCATCCGGACCGAAGCCCCAACGGGAGCGAGAGGAGTCGGGCCAAACGGCCACAAACAGAGCTGCAGCCGATTCAGACGGGAGCGAGACGAag GAATTCAAGGCCACACTGTCCATGCTACTGAAGCCCGGAGAGAAGACGTACACACAGCGGTGTCGTCTGTTCATCGGTAACCTGCCCAACGACATTACAGAGGAGGATTTCAAGAAGCTGTTTGCCAAATATGGAGAGCCAAGTGAGGTCTTCATCAACAAAGGCAAAGGATTTGGATTCATTCGTTTG gagtcTCGTGCTCTTGCAGAAATAGCAAAGGCTGAGTTGGACGACACCCCCATGAAAGGCAGACCACTCCGTGTGCGGTTTGCCACACACTCTGCAGCACTGTCTGTGAAGAATCTGTCTCCTTTTGTTTCCAACGAGCTCCTGGAAGAGGCTTTCTCACAGTTCGGGATGGTTGAGAGGGCTGTTGTTATTGTGGATGATCGTGGGCGCTCCACGGGCAAGGGCATTGTGGAGTTTGCCTCCAAACCCGCTGCCAGAAAGGCTCTTGATCGATGCAACGAGGGCGTCTTTCTTCTCACTTC GTCACCCCGGCCTGTTGTTGTTGAGCCTCTGGAGCAgtttgatgatgaagatggtctTCCAGAGAAactggcacagaagaaccccaGATATCAAGC AGAGCGTGAGGAACCTCCCCGCTTTGCTCGTCCAGGCACATTTGAGTTTGAGTACTCCAAGCGCTGGAAGTCCCTTGATGAAATGGAGAAGCAGCAGAGACAGCAGGTGGAAAAGAACATGGCTGAAGCTCGTGAGAAGCTGGAGAGCGAAATGGAGGATGCATACCATGAGCATCAGGCCAACCTACTCCGACAAG ATCTGCTGAGACGTCAAGAGGAACTGAGACGCATGGAGGAGTTGCACAGTCAGGAGATGCAAAAGAGGAAGGAGATGCAGCTCAG ACAGGAAGAAGAGCGTCGCAGGCGGGAGGAAGAGATGCTTcggaagagagagatggaagagCAGATGCGCCGCCAGCGTGAGGAAAACTACAGGATGGGCAACTTCATGGAT aggGACCGAGAAATGAGAATGTCTGCTGCTGGATCTTTGGGCATGGGCG GAGGATTCTTCATGAAGAACGGTGCTTTTAACTGGAAAG ATATGCCTTTTGGTGCAGCTAACCAGAAGTTTGCTATGGGTGGACTAGGCTTTGAGGGACAGCAAGGAATGGGACCTTCTTCAGCAGGCTTGATGGGCAACGAAATG TGCAACGAGCGCTTTGCCCAAGGTGGTCCCAGGGGAATGGGTCCTGGTAACGCCGGGTATGGCAGGGTCCGTGAAGAGTTTGATGGTCCTTCTAAGAAACCTCGTTTTTAA
- the lypla2 gene encoding acyl-protein thioesterase 2 produces the protein MCGNNMSVPLLAEAVTVSGKETAAVIFLHGLGDSGCGWADSLTEIRLPHVKFICPHAPKIPVTLNLKAMMPAWFDLMGLGPDSPEDELGIKKAAENIKAIIEQEGRNGIPPNRIMLGGFSQGGALSLYTALTYQHELAGVVALSCWLPLHQSFPSASSGHTNLPILQCHGEMDTVVPLQFGAMTAEKLKTIVNPHVLTFKTYRNLPHSSCPQEMKDVKEFIKKYLP, from the exons ATGTGTGGCAACAACATGTCTGTTCCGCTGCTCGCCGAGGCTGTGACGGTGTCCGGGAAGGAGACCGCGGCG GTGATTTTCCTTCATGGGCTGGGAGATTCTGG ATGTGGGTGGGCTGACAGTTTGACGGAGATACGGCTGCCCCATGTCAAGTTCATCTGCCCCCATGC GCCCAAAATTCCCGTCACTCTCAACCTGAAGGCAATGATGCCCGCATG GTTTGATCTCATGGGTCTGGGCCCTGAttccccagaggatgaacttGGAATAAAGAAGGCAGCAGAAAACA TCAAGGCTATAATCGAACAAGAGGGCAGAAATGGGATCCCACCAAACCGCATAATGCTTGGTGGCTTTTCTCAG GGCGGGGCTTTGTCCTTGTACACTGCCTTGACCTACCAGCATGAGTTGGCAGGCGTTGTGGCCCTCAGCTGTTGGCTACCGCTGCACCAGAGTTTCCCATCG GCATCAAGTGGACACACGAACCTCCCGATCTTGCAGTGCCATGGTGAAATGGACACTGTGGTCCCACTACAGTTTGGTGCCATGACGGCAGAAAAACTGAAAACCATCGTCAATCCTCACGTGCTCACCTTCAAAACCTACCGAAATCTCCCTCACAGCTCCTGTCCTCAG GAGATGAAAGATGTAAAGGAATTCATCAAGAAGTATTTGCCCTGA
- the sfpq gene encoding splicing factor, proline- and glutamine-rich isoform X2, translating into MSRFNNNRGGIGMNNFQARRGGGAGGPMRGGIMGNPNVRNHPFQNQNQNRRGANNNFNRPPNHGVSVSPQKPQQNQQLPIIPPPSPGPALTMKGPMQQQQEQQQRNPTNASPQPKIQSPVSKTVPSPQPNQPNKNQNQNQQLKSLTGNANNAQKPKQPQHSNPKSTPQQGQKTGPHQGQRAAPSGPKPQREREESGQTATNRAAADSDGSETKEFKATLSMLLKPGEKTYTQRCRLFIGNLPNDITEEDFKKLFAKYGEPSEVFINKGKGFGFIRLESRALAEIAKAELDDTPMKGRPLRVRFATHSAALSVKNLSPFVSNELLEEAFSQFGMVERAVVIVDDRGRSTGKGIVEFASKPAARKALDRCNEGVFLLTSSPRPVVVEPLEQFDDEDGLPEKLAQKNPRYQAEREEPPRFARPGTFEFEYSKRWKSLDEMEKQQRQQVEKNMAEAREKLESEMEDAYHEHQANLLRQDLLRRQEELRRMEELHSQEMQKRKEMQLRQEEERRRREEEMLRKREMEEQMRRQREENYRMGNFMDRDREMRMSAAGSLGMGDMPFGAANQKFAMGGLGFEGQQGMGPSSAGLMGNEMCNERFAQGGPRGMGPGNAGYGRVREEFDGPSKKPRF; encoded by the exons ATGTCTCGATTCAACAATAATCGCGGCGGCATTGGAATGAATAACTTCCAGGCACGAAGAGGCGGTGGAGCTGGCGGCCCGATGCGGGGGGGAATAATGGGAAACCCGAACGTCAGGAATCACCCTTTCCAGAATCAGAACCAAAATCGGAGGGGTGCAAACAACAACTTCAACAGACCCCCGAACCACGGAGTCTCTGTCAGTCCACAGAAGCCTCAACAGAACCAGCAGCTTCCGATCATCCCTCCACCGAGTCCTGGGCCTGCTCTCACCATGAAGGGCccaatgcagcagcagcaggagcagcaacAACGGAACCCGACCAACGCTTCTCCTCAGCCCAAAATTCAGTCTCCTGTGTCCAAAACTGTCCCATCCCCCCAGCCAAACCAGCCGAacaagaaccagaaccaaaaccagcagTTGAAGTCACTAACTGGCAATGCGAACAACGCTCAGAAGCCGAAGCAGCCTCAGCACTCAAACCCGAAGTCAACGCCTCAGCAAGGCCAGAAGACAGGGCCTCATCAGGGCCAGAGAGCCGCACCATCCGGACCGAAGCCCCAACGGGAGCGAGAGGAGTCGGGCCAAACGGCCACAAACAGAGCTGCAGCCGATTCAGACGGGAGCGAGACGAag GAATTCAAGGCCACACTGTCCATGCTACTGAAGCCCGGAGAGAAGACGTACACACAGCGGTGTCGTCTGTTCATCGGTAACCTGCCCAACGACATTACAGAGGAGGATTTCAAGAAGCTGTTTGCCAAATATGGAGAGCCAAGTGAGGTCTTCATCAACAAAGGCAAAGGATTTGGATTCATTCGTTTG gagtcTCGTGCTCTTGCAGAAATAGCAAAGGCTGAGTTGGACGACACCCCCATGAAAGGCAGACCACTCCGTGTGCGGTTTGCCACACACTCTGCAGCACTGTCTGTGAAGAATCTGTCTCCTTTTGTTTCCAACGAGCTCCTGGAAGAGGCTTTCTCACAGTTCGGGATGGTTGAGAGGGCTGTTGTTATTGTGGATGATCGTGGGCGCTCCACGGGCAAGGGCATTGTGGAGTTTGCCTCCAAACCCGCTGCCAGAAAGGCTCTTGATCGATGCAACGAGGGCGTCTTTCTTCTCACTTC GTCACCCCGGCCTGTTGTTGTTGAGCCTCTGGAGCAgtttgatgatgaagatggtctTCCAGAGAAactggcacagaagaaccccaGATATCAAGC AGAGCGTGAGGAACCTCCCCGCTTTGCTCGTCCAGGCACATTTGAGTTTGAGTACTCCAAGCGCTGGAAGTCCCTTGATGAAATGGAGAAGCAGCAGAGACAGCAGGTGGAAAAGAACATGGCTGAAGCTCGTGAGAAGCTGGAGAGCGAAATGGAGGATGCATACCATGAGCATCAGGCCAACCTACTCCGACAAG ATCTGCTGAGACGTCAAGAGGAACTGAGACGCATGGAGGAGTTGCACAGTCAGGAGATGCAAAAGAGGAAGGAGATGCAGCTCAG ACAGGAAGAAGAGCGTCGCAGGCGGGAGGAAGAGATGCTTcggaagagagagatggaagagCAGATGCGCCGCCAGCGTGAGGAAAACTACAGGATGGGCAACTTCATGGAT aggGACCGAGAAATGAGAATGTCTGCTGCTGGATCTTTGGGCATGGGCG ATATGCCTTTTGGTGCAGCTAACCAGAAGTTTGCTATGGGTGGACTAGGCTTTGAGGGACAGCAAGGAATGGGACCTTCTTCAGCAGGCTTGATGGGCAACGAAATG TGCAACGAGCGCTTTGCCCAAGGTGGTCCCAGGGGAATGGGTCCTGGTAACGCCGGGTATGGCAGGGTCCGTGAAGAGTTTGATGGTCCTTCTAAGAAACCTCGTTTTTAA